The following are from one region of the Penaeus vannamei isolate JL-2024 unplaced genomic scaffold, ASM4276789v1 unanchor2166, whole genome shotgun sequence genome:
- the LOC138861175 gene encoding piggyBac transposable element-derived protein 4-like, whose protein sequence is MTQTILDLPTRQHYPIVIALQLLSSSSSESHDDSSDEYALEEHRGDTGGSDSEVDLVSEHDTSLDLVEPLSVVAQRLWQRKAPGTDKFKWRKQDNSPQQKDFVGRPGVNVPDLDASSLPAEIYHCFVTDELIKGIVQGTNWYSQRYPRSPSPHMKAWVETAAAEVNAMFALLLLWSLQSKPRQKALWAWDPLDNRLAFPQTMTRDRFETLTSRPHVVDHDGVEPVNDHLWKLQPVIDLSHHFSSVYTPPRRMSVDESLWKLLGHWQHIDYMPDKHVRFRVKVYKYEVSEGKMPEHRLSQRLPKDLQVKAHGDMDYRSSGTGLLCLQWYNKKPVTMLSTVHKSEMVTISDQYCQQRVKPRMVID, encoded by the exons ATGACCCAGACGATCCTCGACCTTCCAACTCG ACAGCACTATCCGATAGTGATA gCATTACAActcttgtcgtcgtcgtcgtcagagTCTCATGATGATAGTTCCGACGAGTACGCCCTTGAGGAGCACAGAGGCGACACCGGTGGCTCTGATTCTGAGGTAGATTTGGTGTCGGAGCATGACACGAGTCTTGACTTGGTCGAGCCACTGTCTGTCGTCGCCCAAAGGTTATGGCAACGGAAAGCCCCTGGCACCGATAAGTTCAAGTGGCGAAAACAGGATAATTCTCCACAACAGAAAGATTTCGTGGGGCGTCCTGGGGTCAACGTTCCTGATCTAGACGCCTCTTCCTTGCCCGCGGAAATCTATCACTGCTTCGTCACTGATGAGCTTATCAAAGGGATCGTCCAGGGCACAAACTG GTACAGCCAGCGATACCCAAGGAGTCCTTCGCCGCATATGAAAGCTTGGGTTGAGACTGCAGCAGCAGAAGTCAATGCAATGTTTGCATTGTTGCTTCTCTGGTCGCTGCAGTCGAAGCCCAGACAGAAGGCCCTCTGGGCGTGGGACCCCCTCGATAACCGGCTCGCATTTCCACAGACGATGACAAGGGACAGGTTTGAGACTCTGACCAGTCGACCCCATGTGGTGGATCATGATGGGGTGGAACCCGTCAATGACCACCTGTGGAAGCTTCAGCCAGTAATTGATCTGTCTCATCATTTCTCGTCGGTCTACACTCCTCCCCGGAGGATGTCGGTTGACGAGAGTCTGTGGAAGTTACTGGGGCACTGGCAGCATATAGACTACATGCCCGACAAACACGTGCGCTTCAGGGTGAAAGTCTACAAGTACGAGGTCAGTGAAGGCAAGAT gCCTGAGCACAGGCTAAGTCAGCGCCTTCCAAAGGACCTGCAGGTAAAAGCCCATGGTGACATGGACTATCGTAGCTCAGGGACGGGCTTGTTGTGCCTTCAGTGGTACAACAAGAAGCCCGTCACGATGCTGTCGACAGTCCACAAGAGCGAGATGGTCACAATCTCAGACCAGTATTGTCAACAGAGGGTCAAACCTCGTATGGTGATCGACTAA